A part of Marinobacter psychrophilus genomic DNA contains:
- a CDS encoding FAD:protein FMN transferase yields MLFNVVKPARAVMTSVFFALVVAALAGCSFKPDQQIWEISGPIFGTRYHISVVMEDDQVRLQQLAGGIEQVLDGVDAAMSTWREDSELSRFNSLPDQSDWTALSASLYTVLLEAETVSELTDGAFDVTIGPVVNLWGFGPDARPDKVPDKVTLARILGRTGHDKIELRDQPPGIRTSETQYLDLSAIAKGFGVDEVGRYLVAEGISNYLVEIGGEVSVGGRKPDGSAWRLAIETPGDAAEQVNRIVALGGASAVDGARNYRALATSGDYRNYYEFDGQRYSHTLDPQTGKPITHNLASVTVIEENCMRADALATGFTVMGFEDAMALAVRHNIPAYFIVRGEAGFESHYTPAFSSFITQ; encoded by the coding sequence ATGCTATTCAATGTAGTTAAACCCGCCCGGGCGGTCATGACCAGTGTGTTTTTTGCACTGGTTGTGGCGGCCTTGGCGGGTTGTTCGTTTAAGCCGGATCAACAGATCTGGGAAATCTCCGGGCCGATCTTTGGTACTCGATACCACATCAGTGTGGTCATGGAAGACGACCAGGTTCGGCTTCAGCAGCTTGCTGGAGGCATTGAGCAGGTTCTGGATGGCGTAGATGCTGCTATGTCTACCTGGCGCGAAGATTCCGAGCTTTCACGCTTCAACTCGCTGCCAGACCAGTCCGATTGGACCGCATTATCAGCATCCTTATACACCGTGCTGCTGGAAGCAGAAACGGTGTCAGAGCTCACTGACGGCGCCTTTGATGTCACCATAGGCCCTGTGGTCAATTTATGGGGTTTTGGCCCGGATGCGCGGCCAGACAAAGTGCCAGATAAAGTCACGTTGGCCAGAATATTGGGCCGCACCGGTCATGACAAAATCGAACTGCGAGATCAGCCCCCGGGCATACGTACCAGTGAAACGCAGTATCTGGATTTGAGTGCCATTGCCAAAGGCTTTGGCGTTGACGAAGTTGGCCGTTATTTGGTTGCCGAAGGTATTAGCAATTATCTGGTTGAAATTGGCGGTGAAGTCAGTGTAGGAGGGCGCAAGCCCGATGGTTCGGCCTGGCGCCTGGCCATCGAAACACCCGGAGATGCCGCCGAGCAGGTGAATCGTATCGTTGCGTTGGGCGGAGCCTCAGCCGTGGATGGTGCCCGGAATTATCGTGCCCTCGCCACGTCCGGTGACTATCGTAACTATTACGAATTTGATGGACAGCGCTATTCCCATACACTGGACCCGCAAACCGGTAAACCGATTACCCATAACTTGGCGTCGGTCACCGTAATTGAGGAAAACTGTATGCGCGCTGACGCTCTGGCCACCGGCTTTACTGTGATGGGGTTCGAGGATGCTATGGCGCTGGCGGTTCGCCACAACATACCGGCTTATTTTATAGTGCGCGGTGAGGCGGGGTTTGAAAGCCACTACACACCGGCATTTTCATCATTTATTACCCAGTAG
- the nqrM gene encoding (Na+)-NQR maturation NqrM, producing MGTFFLVFFIVILLIAGMSVGVIFGRKPISGTCGGIGALGISSSCELCGGNTQKCEENSERVSGEANNSLGYDATRPKN from the coding sequence ATGGGTACCTTTTTTTTGGTGTTTTTTATTGTGATTCTGCTGATAGCGGGCATGTCGGTGGGCGTTATTTTTGGCCGCAAACCGATCAGCGGTACCTGTGGCGGCATTGGTGCGCTGGGGATCAGTTCCTCTTGCGAGTTATGCGGCGGTAACACCCAGAAATGTGAAGAAAATAGTGAGCGTGTTAGTGGCGAAGCGAATAACAGTCTGGGCTACGATGCCACTCGCCCTAAAAACTGA